A genomic window from Clostridia bacterium includes:
- the kdpC gene encoding potassium-transporting ATPase subunit KdpC — MAKRLLTAVSMLVVMTVVTGIIYPLAVTGLARVLFPQKASGSLIYRNGQPVGSALIGQNFSDPRYFHGRPSAAGKAGYDATFSGGSNLGPTNGKLVASVAQRLAAVRAENSLPAGAPVPADLVTASASGLDPDISPEAAYLQVPRVARARNLPEEKVRALVEKNIIGRQFGILGEPRVNVLRLNLELDKLS, encoded by the coding sequence ATGGCTAAAAGACTGCTAACGGCGGTTTCGATGCTGGTGGTGATGACGGTTGTGACCGGGATCATTTATCCTCTGGCCGTCACCGGCCTGGCGCGGGTGCTTTTCCCGCAAAAGGCCTCCGGCTCCTTAATCTATCGCAATGGGCAACCAGTGGGGTCAGCTCTTATCGGCCAGAACTTTAGCGACCCCCGTTACTTTCATGGCCGACCCTCGGCTGCGGGCAAAGCGGGCTATGACGCTACTTTCTCCGGAGGTTCCAACCTCGGCCCTACCAACGGGAAACTGGTAGCGAGCGTGGCCCAGCGTTTGGCGGCAGTGCGGGCGGAAAACAGCCTGCCTGCTGGGGCGCCAGTGCCGGCTGACCTGGTAACTGCCTCGGCCAGCGGCTTGGACCCAGATATCAGCCCCGAGGCGGCTTACCTGCAAGTTCCCCGGGTGGCTCGAGCCCGGAATCTTCCTGAAGAAAAAGTGCGGGCTTTGGTAGAAAAGAACATTATCGGCCGCCAGTTTGGCATCTTGGGAGAACCGCGGGTAAATGTGCTAAGGTTAAATTTGGAGCTGGATAAGCTCTCCTGA
- the kdpB gene encoding potassium-transporting ATPase subunit KdpB: protein MPKLDNVSNRLAGSRGSFNRALVIPAIKDAFRKLDPRVQVRNPVMFVVAIGALLTTLYTLRDLLGGGGTAIALNLQLALWLWITVLFANFAEALAEGRGKAQAESLRRTRSETVAKKLVGGQVQLLPASGLRKGDVVLVEAGDIIPGDGEVIEGIASVDESAVTGESAPVIRESGSDRSAVTGGTRVLSDWIKVQITANPGETFLDRMISLVEGARRQKTPNEIALTILLVGLTIVFLLAVATLEPFAMYSGAPAPVPILIALLVCLIPTTIGGLLSAIGIAGMDRLLKRNVLAMSGRAVEAAGDVDVLLLDKTGTITLGNRMATAFLPAPGVSEEQLADAAQLASLADETPEGRSIVVLAKKQFQLRERDLASLKASFVPFSAHTRMSGVNLEGREIRKGAADAISAYVGEKGGSLPAQVKDTVEKVAKEGGTPLVVAEGARVLGTIYLKDIIKGGIKERFAELRRMGIKTVMITGDNPLTAAAIAAEAGVDDFLAEATPEAKLKLIRDYQAKGHLVAMTGDGTNDAPALAQADVGVAMNSGTQAAKEAGNMVDLDSNPTKLIEVVEIGKQLLMTRGSLTTFSIANDVAKYFAIIPALFTVTYPQLQALNIMRLATPQSAVLSAVIFNALIIIALVPLALRGVAYRPLGANVILRRNLLVYGLGGLVVPFVGIKLIDLVVHALGLA from the coding sequence ATGCCGAAATTAGACAACGTTTCTAACCGGCTGGCTGGATCGCGGGGTAGCTTTAACCGAGCCCTGGTCATCCCGGCCATTAAGGATGCCTTTCGCAAACTAGATCCTCGGGTGCAGGTGCGCAACCCGGTGATGTTCGTGGTCGCCATCGGTGCCTTGCTCACTACCCTTTACACCCTGCGAGATCTGCTTGGGGGCGGAGGGACGGCGATAGCCCTCAATCTGCAACTGGCCCTGTGGCTATGGATAACCGTTCTCTTTGCCAACTTTGCCGAAGCTTTGGCGGAGGGGCGGGGTAAAGCCCAGGCCGAATCCCTGCGCCGCACCCGCAGCGAGACCGTGGCCAAGAAATTGGTGGGCGGTCAAGTGCAGCTGCTGCCAGCTTCTGGGCTGCGCAAAGGCGATGTGGTCTTGGTGGAGGCGGGAGATATAATTCCTGGCGATGGTGAGGTGATCGAAGGTATCGCCTCCGTAGATGAGAGCGCGGTCACCGGCGAGTCGGCGCCGGTCATCCGGGAGTCGGGTAGCGATCGCAGCGCTGTGACTGGGGGTACCCGCGTCCTCTCCGACTGGATTAAGGTGCAAATAACTGCTAACCCGGGCGAGACCTTTCTGGATCGGATGATCAGCCTGGTGGAAGGAGCGCGGCGGCAAAAGACGCCCAACGAAATCGCCCTGACCATCTTGCTGGTGGGGTTGACTATCGTCTTTCTTCTAGCGGTGGCAACCCTGGAGCCCTTTGCCATGTATTCTGGCGCCCCAGCTCCGGTGCCCATCTTGATTGCTCTATTGGTATGCCTGATCCCCACCACCATTGGCGGGCTGCTCTCCGCCATCGGCATCGCCGGCATGGACCGCCTGCTCAAGCGCAACGTCCTCGCCATGTCGGGTCGGGCGGTGGAAGCAGCTGGCGATGTGGACGTCCTGCTCCTGGACAAGACGGGCACCATAACCTTGGGCAACCGCATGGCTACTGCTTTCCTTCCGGCCCCCGGGGTAAGCGAGGAGCAGCTGGCTGATGCTGCTCAGCTGGCTTCCCTGGCGGATGAGACTCCGGAAGGGCGCAGCATCGTGGTGTTGGCCAAGAAGCAATTTCAGCTGCGGGAGCGGGATTTGGCCAGCCTAAAAGCTTCGTTTGTCCCCTTCAGCGCCCATACCCGCATGAGCGGCGTTAACTTGGAGGGGAGGGAGATTCGCAAGGGAGCTGCCGATGCTATTTCCGCCTACGTAGGGGAAAAGGGCGGTTCCCTGCCGGCACAGGTCAAGGACACGGTAGAGAAGGTGGCCAAGGAAGGTGGCACTCCCCTGGTGGTAGCCGAGGGTGCCCGGGTGCTGGGGACCATTTACCTCAAGGACATAATCAAAGGCGGCATCAAGGAGCGCTTTGCCGAGCTGCGCCGCATGGGCATAAAGACGGTAATGATCACCGGGGATAACCCGCTGACGGCGGCCGCTATTGCTGCCGAGGCCGGGGTGGACGATTTTTTGGCTGAAGCCACCCCCGAAGCCAAACTAAAGCTTATCCGCGATTATCAGGCTAAAGGTCACCTGGTGGCCATGACCGGTGACGGCACCAACGATGCCCCGGCCCTGGCCCAGGCCGATGTGGGCGTGGCCATGAATAGCGGTACCCAGGCCGCCAAGGAGGCCGGCAACATGGTGGATCTGGATTCCAATCCCACCAAGCTGATAGAGGTGGTGGAGATCGGCAAGCAGCTTTTAATGACCCGCGGCTCGCTTACCACCTTCAGCATTGCCAATGATGTAGCCAAATACTTTGCCATCATCCCGGCTCTGTTCACGGTCACCTACCCGCAGCTTCAGGCGCTAAATATCATGCGATTGGCTACCCCCCAGAGCGCGGTGCTTTCGGCGGTGATCTTTAATGCCTTGATCATCATTGCTCTGGTGCCCTTGGCCCTGCGCGGGGTGGCGTACCGGCCTTTGGGGGCCAACGTCATTCTCCGCCGCAACCTCCTGGTCTATGGTTTGGGTGGCCTGGTGGTGCCGTTTGTGGGCATTAAGCTGATCGACTTGGTCGTCCACGCCCTGGGCCTTGCCTAG
- the kdpA gene encoding potassium-transporting ATPase subunit KdpA: MAAINADILQMLLFLVLLLLLAVPLGRYMARVFTGERTWLDPVLKPLENLIYRLTRVDSSREMNWREYAVALLLFNFLGMASLYLLQRFQGWLPFNPQQFGPVPPDLAFNTAASFMTNTNWQAYAGESTMSYLTQMAGLTVQNFLSAATGMAVAIALTRGLARRTAATIGNFWVDLTRATVRVLLPLSLVLALVLVSQGVIQNLSHYLTVTTLEGGRQTLALGPVASQEAIKELGTNGGGFFNANSSHPFENPTPLTNLLEMLAILVIPTGLTITYGLMVGNRRQGTVILAAMLLLFVLDLGVVYGAEHYGNPQLASLGLSGPTAMEGKEVRFGVANSALFATVTTAASCGAVNAMHDSLTPLGGLIPLLQMMLGEVVLGGVGAGLYGMVAFVILTVFIVGLMVGRTPEYLGKKIESREMKMATLAVLIPAASILLGSGLAAATTAGTSSIANPGPHGLSEILYAFSSGTGNNGSAFAGLNANTPFYNLAIGLAMLIGRFGVILPVLAIAGSMAGKKTVPPGPGTFQTTSWLFAGLLAVVVLVVGALTFFPALALGPVVEHLLMLAGKTF, from the coding sequence ATGGCGGCCATCAATGCAGATATCTTGCAGATGCTTTTGTTCTTGGTGCTGTTATTGCTCCTGGCTGTACCTTTGGGGCGGTACATGGCTCGGGTCTTCACCGGCGAAAGGACCTGGCTCGACCCGGTGCTAAAGCCTTTGGAAAACCTTATCTACCGCCTTACCAGGGTAGATTCCTCACGGGAAATGAACTGGCGTGAGTATGCAGTCGCGTTACTGCTCTTCAATTTTCTGGGCATGGCGTCCCTCTATTTGCTGCAGCGCTTTCAAGGGTGGTTGCCCTTTAATCCCCAACAGTTTGGTCCCGTGCCCCCGGACCTGGCCTTTAACACCGCGGCCAGCTTTATGACCAACACCAACTGGCAGGCCTATGCCGGCGAAAGCACCATGAGCTATCTTACCCAAATGGCAGGGCTGACGGTGCAGAACTTCCTTTCTGCCGCTACCGGCATGGCCGTGGCTATCGCCCTGACCCGCGGCCTGGCCCGAAGGACGGCGGCCACCATTGGCAACTTCTGGGTGGACTTGACCCGGGCCACGGTGCGGGTGCTATTACCCCTCTCCCTGGTACTAGCGTTGGTGCTGGTTTCCCAGGGGGTAATCCAGAATCTGAGCCACTACCTGACGGTGACCACCTTGGAGGGTGGACGACAAACCCTGGCTCTAGGGCCGGTAGCTTCCCAGGAGGCCATCAAGGAGCTGGGTACCAACGGCGGTGGCTTCTTCAATGCCAACTCCAGCCACCCCTTTGAGAACCCGACCCCCTTGACCAATCTTTTGGAGATGCTGGCCATCCTGGTTATCCCCACTGGGCTGACGATTACTTACGGCCTGATGGTGGGCAATCGCCGTCAGGGTACGGTGATCCTGGCCGCCATGCTGCTGCTCTTTGTCCTGGACTTGGGGGTGGTCTACGGGGCTGAACATTATGGCAATCCTCAGCTGGCTTCCCTGGGGCTCAGTGGCCCTACCGCCATGGAAGGAAAGGAAGTTCGCTTCGGCGTCGCCAACTCTGCTCTCTTTGCCACCGTGACCACCGCCGCTTCTTGTGGCGCGGTCAATGCCATGCACGATAGCCTCACGCCCCTGGGCGGCCTCATTCCTTTGCTGCAGATGATGCTGGGCGAGGTAGTCCTGGGCGGCGTCGGCGCCGGCCTTTACGGCATGGTGGCTTTTGTAATTCTCACCGTGTTCATCGTCGGCCTAATGGTGGGGCGAACCCCCGAGTACCTGGGGAAGAAAATCGAGTCCCGGGAGATGAAGATGGCTACCCTGGCAGTCCTCATCCCGGCCGCCAGCATATTGCTGGGCAGCGGCCTGGCGGCGGCTACTACTGCTGGCACCTCCTCCATCGCCAATCCCGGACCGCACGGTTTGAGCGAGATCCTCTACGCCTTTTCCTCAGGTACGGGCAACAACGGCAGCGCCTTTGCTGGTCTAAACGCCAACACTCCCTTCTATAACCTGGCCATCGGCCTGGCCATGCTGATTGGCCGTTTTGGGGTTATCTTGCCGGTCTTGGCCATTGCTGGGAGCATGGCTGGCAAGAAGACGGTGCCGCCGGGCCCGGGCACCTTCCAGACTACCAGCTGGCTGTTCGCTGGCCTGTTGGCGGTGGTGGTGCTGGTGGTGGGTGCCTTGACCTTCTTCCCAGCTCTGGCCCTGGGGCCGGTGGTGGAGCACTTGCTGATGCTGGCCGGCAAGACCTTTTAA
- the kdpF gene encoding K(+)-transporting ATPase subunit F, translating to MMLDIILGGLVILFLLAYLVYALMKAEEL from the coding sequence TTGATGCTGGACATCATTCTCGGTGGCCTGGTCATCCTGTTCTTACTGGCATATTTAGTCTATGCTCTGATGAAAGCTGAGGAGCTTTAA
- the mazF gene encoding endoribonuclease MazF, whose translation MVRKEKAYVPERGDVVWLQFDPQAGHEQTGSRPALVISPKAYNGKVGLALFCPITTRAKGYPFEVALPEGSPVSGVVLSDQIKSLDWRARKGEFAWRVPAEVMAEVQAKIQLLIK comes from the coding sequence ATGGTGAGAAAAGAGAAAGCCTATGTCCCCGAGCGCGGGGACGTGGTGTGGCTCCAATTTGATCCCCAGGCGGGACATGAGCAGACCGGAAGTCGCCCCGCGTTGGTTATCTCCCCAAAAGCATACAACGGCAAGGTGGGGCTGGCCCTTTTCTGCCCCATCACCACCAGAGCTAAGGGCTATCCCTTCGAGGTAGCGCTGCCTGAAGGTTCGCCAGTTTCGGGAGTAGTCCTTTCCGACCAGATAAAAAGCCTCGACTGGCGGGCGCGGAAGGGAGAGTTTGCCTGGAGAGTACCGGCAGAGGTAATGGCGGAGGTGCAGGCCAAGATCCAGCTGTTGATCAAGTAG
- a CDS encoding AbrB/MazE/SpoVT family DNA-binding domain-containing protein: MQPRVQKWGNSLGVRIPSPLAQKIGITEGTPVDFELGEDAIIIRRKRYSLEQMLAKVTPENIHTEVDTGPRVGREAW, from the coding sequence ATGCAGCCACGGGTACAGAAGTGGGGCAACAGCTTGGGGGTCCGTATCCCTTCGCCGCTGGCCCAGAAAATTGGAATTACAGAGGGTACGCCGGTTGACTTCGAGCTTGGCGAAGATGCCATCATCATCCGCCGGAAGCGGTACAGCCTTGAGCAGATGCTGGCTAAAGTTACGCCAGAAAACATCCACACTGAAGTGGATACCGGGCCCCGGGTTGGTCGGGAAGCATGGTGA
- the speB gene encoding agmatinase produces the protein MAGAPLDVTASFRPGAREGPTAIRLASACLETYSSKFDRDLEEVQFFDAGDLELVGADPEQSLRQVEELIHEVVAAGKKPLLLGGEHLVTLPAVEAMFSAYPNLAVVQMDAHADLRPEYLGQALSHATVMYGVATKVGAKNLFQLGIRSGVREEWQWGGQHTNFYPYQLLAPLAQIKPQLVDRPIYLTVDIDVVDPAYAPGTGSPEPEGVTAEELLQAIRILAGLKVVGADIVEVAPAWDPSQRTALLAAKIARELLLGVL, from the coding sequence ATGGCGGGAGCGCCCTTGGATGTTACTGCCAGCTTCCGCCCCGGCGCCCGAGAAGGGCCTACAGCTATTCGCTTGGCTTCCGCCTGCCTGGAAACCTATAGCTCCAAGTTCGACCGGGATTTGGAGGAAGTACAATTTTTTGATGCTGGGGATTTAGAGCTCGTAGGGGCGGATCCGGAGCAGAGCCTGAGGCAGGTGGAGGAGCTAATTCATGAAGTAGTGGCGGCAGGAAAGAAGCCGCTCCTTTTAGGGGGCGAGCATCTGGTTACCTTGCCGGCAGTAGAGGCCATGTTTTCCGCTTACCCTAATCTTGCGGTAGTGCAGATGGACGCCCACGCTGACTTAAGGCCCGAGTACTTGGGGCAAGCCCTCTCCCATGCCACCGTCATGTATGGGGTGGCCACAAAGGTGGGGGCAAAAAACTTGTTCCAGTTGGGAATCCGATCTGGGGTTAGGGAAGAGTGGCAATGGGGTGGCCAGCACACTAACTTCTATCCTTACCAGCTGCTAGCCCCATTGGCGCAGATTAAACCCCAGCTGGTCGACCGGCCCATATACCTTACCGTGGATATTGATGTGGTGGACCCGGCCTATGCCCCGGGGACCGGCAGCCCGGAACCGGAGGGGGTAACCGCAGAGGAGCTCTTGCAGGCCATAAGGATCCTGGCCGGGCTCAAAGTTGTGGGGGCTGACATCGTGGAGGTGGCTCCGGCCTGGGACCCCAGCCAGCGCACCGCCCTTCTCGCCGCCAAGATCGCCCGCGAGCTGCTCCTGGGCGTGCTCTAG
- the speE gene encoding polyamine aminopropyltransferase, translating to MKGLWFTELQTPELAISLRARRVLHHQRTPYQELAVLETEALGKMLTLDGVIQTTVGDEFVYHEMITLVPLNTHPNPERVLIIGGGDGGSARECVRHPRTREVTMVEIDGAVVEAAKEFLPEIGSGFDCPKLNLIIGDGIKYVQEKRDYYDVVVVDAPDPVGPAVGLFTREFYAQVHAALREDGIMVAQTESPFFNKDLVLKAYQDMQSLFPIARVYLATIPTYPGGLWTFTLGSKRYDPVAVQPETIPPLETKYYSPQMHQAAFVLPPFVNKLLGKA from the coding sequence TTGAAGGGATTATGGTTTACCGAGCTGCAGACGCCGGAGTTAGCTATTTCTTTGCGGGCCCGGAGGGTCCTCCATCACCAACGTACTCCCTACCAAGAGCTGGCCGTGCTGGAAACGGAAGCGCTAGGCAAGATGCTGACCCTGGACGGAGTAATCCAGACCACAGTGGGTGATGAATTTGTATACCATGAGATGATCACTCTAGTGCCCCTAAACACCCATCCTAACCCCGAGCGGGTCTTGATCATCGGCGGAGGAGATGGAGGCAGCGCCCGGGAGTGCGTACGCCACCCGCGCACCCGCGAAGTGACCATGGTGGAGATCGACGGAGCAGTGGTGGAGGCGGCCAAAGAGTTCCTGCCTGAAATTGGAAGCGGCTTTGATTGCCCGAAGCTCAACTTGATCATCGGTGACGGCATCAAGTATGTGCAGGAGAAGCGCGATTACTATGACGTGGTGGTGGTAGATGCTCCCGATCCGGTAGGTCCGGCGGTAGGACTATTTACCCGGGAATTCTATGCCCAGGTGCATGCGGCCTTGCGGGAAGATGGGATCATGGTGGCCCAAACCGAATCCCCTTTTTTCAATAAGGACTTGGTGCTCAAAGCTTATCAGGATATGCAGAGCTTGTTCCCCATCGCCAGGGTATATCTGGCTACCATTCCTACTTACCCTGGGGGTTTATGGACCTTCACCTTGGGAAGCAAGCGCTACGATCCGGTGGCAGTGCAGCCAGAGACCATCCCTCCTTTGGAAACTAAGTATTATTCGCCCCAGATGCACCAGGCAGCCTTTGTCTTACCACCCTTTGTAAACAAGCTCTTGGGCAAGGCTTAG
- a CDS encoding ABC transporter permease codes for MGRYILRRLSFMLIALWAIVTITFFIMHAIPGDPFLNPRVPEHIRQAMLNLYGLNKPLWEQYFIYIANLLRGDLGTSLVDLNRTVTSMIATGFPVSAALGLEALLFAVTTGLALGIIASLYHNRTWDYVAMIIALIGISVPNFVVATVLQYVVSVKWGILPVSRWGDFQHSILPAFALGLSTLALMARMMRTSMLDVLNQDYIRTAKSKGLPTGQVIWRHAVRNALLPIVTILGPLVATIVTGTFVIEQIFGIPGLGSYYVASIYNRDYPLILGTTIFYAVILLLMNFLVDIAYGLIDPRIRLVRERD; via the coding sequence TTGGGTCGTTACATCTTGAGGCGCTTGTCGTTCATGTTAATTGCCCTTTGGGCCATAGTTACCATTACCTTTTTCATTATGCACGCCATACCCGGCGACCCTTTTCTCAATCCCCGGGTCCCTGAGCACATCCGCCAGGCCATGCTCAACCTGTACGGGCTCAACAAGCCCCTGTGGGAGCAATACTTCATCTACATTGCCAATTTGCTGCGGGGCGATCTGGGAACTTCACTGGTGGACCTCAACCGCACCGTTACCAGCATGATCGCTACTGGTTTTCCAGTGTCAGCTGCCTTGGGATTGGAGGCGCTCCTCTTTGCTGTAACCACTGGTCTAGCCCTAGGTATAATCGCCTCCCTCTACCACAACCGCACTTGGGATTATGTGGCTATGATCATTGCCCTCATCGGGATTTCCGTGCCCAACTTTGTAGTTGCCACCGTACTCCAGTATGTAGTAAGCGTGAAGTGGGGCATTCTTCCGGTATCCCGATGGGGAGACTTCCAGCACAGCATTCTTCCCGCCTTTGCCCTAGGTCTATCCACCCTGGCTCTCATGGCTAGGATGATGCGAACCAGCATGTTGGATGTGCTCAATCAAGACTACATTCGTACCGCCAAGTCCAAGGGCCTGCCCACCGGCCAGGTGATCTGGAGGCACGCTGTCCGCAATGCCCTTTTGCCCATCGTCACCATCTTGGGACCGCTGGTTGCCACCATCGTTACCGGTACCTTCGTTATCGAGCAGATTTTTGGTATTCCTGGGCTAGGGTCCTATTATGTGGCCAGCATTTACAATCGCGATTACCCCCTCATCCTGGGTACCACCATTTTCTACGCGGTTATCCTGCTGTTGATGAACTTCTTGGTGGATATAGCGTACGGCCTGATCGATCCGCGCATCCGCCTGGTAAGGGAGAGAGATTAG
- a CDS encoding ABC transporter permease, translating to MLDASLFRPVRLPELESEALHRPPISYWRDAWHRFSQNRLALTGMGIIIAMVLVALVIGPLVSPYTYRQQFLDNTFALPSAQHWLGTDFLGRDIFTRLCYGTRISLYIGVMAALLDLFIGAIYGGISGYLGGVVDDIMMRIVDILYGIPYLLIVILLLVVLDPGINTIILAMGITNWVGMARLVRGQVLQLREQDYVQAAKALGASPARIIFRHLLPNTLGVMVVQLTFTIPVAIFGEAFLSFIGLGVPLPQASLGTMVNDGYQYLRIYPHLLFFPASAISLLMLGFNFMGDGLRDALDPRLRE from the coding sequence ATGCTTGACGCTAGCCTGTTTCGACCAGTACGCTTACCGGAGCTAGAAAGCGAGGCCCTGCACCGCCCTCCCATCTCCTATTGGCGGGATGCTTGGCACCGCTTTTCTCAAAATCGACTGGCCCTGACCGGGATGGGCATTATCATTGCCATGGTGCTGGTAGCCTTGGTCATCGGTCCTCTGGTCAGCCCCTATACGTATAGGCAGCAATTTCTTGACAATACTTTTGCCTTGCCCTCCGCCCAGCACTGGTTGGGCACTGATTTCTTAGGGCGAGATATCTTTACCCGCCTCTGCTACGGCACCCGCATTAGCCTTTACATCGGCGTCATGGCCGCTCTCTTGGACCTTTTCATTGGAGCTATTTACGGCGGCATCTCTGGCTATCTGGGGGGCGTGGTAGATGACATCATGATGCGGATCGTGGACATCCTCTACGGCATTCCTTACCTCTTGATCGTAATCTTGCTGCTGGTGGTACTCGACCCGGGGATAAATACCATCATCTTGGCCATGGGCATTACCAACTGGGTAGGAATGGCCAGGCTAGTAAGAGGCCAGGTGCTCCAGCTTCGGGAGCAGGATTATGTCCAAGCTGCCAAAGCCTTGGGGGCGAGCCCAGCCCGGATAATTTTTCGCCACCTGCTGCCCAACACCTTGGGAGTAATGGTGGTGCAGCTCACCTTTACCATCCCGGTGGCCATCTTTGGCGAGGCCTTTTTGAGCTTCATCGGCCTAGGCGTGCCCCTGCCCCAGGCCAGCCTAGGAACCATGGTCAATGACGGTTACCAATACCTCCGCATTTATCCCCACCTGCTCTTCTTTCCAGCTTCCGCTATAAGCCTGTTGATGCTGGGTTTTAACTTCATGGGCGATGGCCTACGGGATGCCCTGGACCCGCGCCTGAGGGAGTAG
- a CDS encoding ABC transporter ATP-binding protein, translated as MEHLLEVKNLKVEFHTYAGIVHAVRGVSFYLDRGETLAIVGESGCGKSVSAQALMGLIPTPPGRITSGWIQFRGRKIQAANEKELAKLRGSNIGMIFQDPMTSLNPTMTIGRQIMEGLERHRGLSRHQARAQALEMLSLVGIPRPSERINHYPHQFSGGMRQRVMIAIALACRPTILIADEPTTALDVTIQAQILELLKSLQKQLETSIILITHDMGVVAALANRIVVMYAGQIVEEGKSEQVFYNPQHPYTLALLGSIPRLDAGGKSKLVAIPGTPPDLFRPPAGCAFAPRCSRAMQVCLEMPPDTHTVEAEHSACCWLLHPLAREQALKNLEVQGG; from the coding sequence ATGGAACATCTGCTGGAAGTAAAAAATCTTAAAGTTGAGTTTCATACCTACGCGGGCATCGTGCACGCCGTTCGGGGAGTAAGCTTTTACCTCGATCGCGGGGAAACCCTAGCCATAGTGGGAGAGTCGGGCTGCGGAAAGAGCGTCAGCGCCCAAGCTCTGATGGGCCTCATCCCCACCCCTCCCGGAAGGATTACCAGCGGCTGGATCCAGTTTCGGGGCCGAAAAATCCAGGCCGCCAACGAAAAGGAGCTGGCCAAGCTGCGCGGATCCAATATAGGCATGATCTTTCAGGATCCCATGACCTCCCTCAATCCCACTATGACCATAGGCCGCCAGATCATGGAAGGGCTGGAGCGCCACCGCGGGCTGAGCCGGCATCAGGCCCGGGCTCAAGCTTTGGAAATGCTTTCTCTGGTAGGCATACCTCGCCCCAGCGAGCGCATCAACCATTACCCTCACCAGTTTAGCGGCGGCATGCGCCAGCGGGTGATGATCGCCATCGCCTTGGCCTGCCGGCCTACCATTCTCATTGCCGATGAGCCCACTACCGCGCTGGATGTTACCATTCAGGCACAGATCTTGGAACTTTTGAAGAGCCTGCAAAAACAGCTGGAGACCTCCATCATCCTCATCACCCATGACATGGGAGTGGTGGCAGCGCTGGCCAACCGGATCGTGGTCATGTACGCCGGCCAAATCGTGGAAGAAGGGAAAAGCGAACAGGTATTCTATAACCCTCAGCACCCATATACCCTGGCCCTTTTGGGATCTATCCCCCGGCTGGATGCTGGCGGCAAAAGCAAGTTGGTCGCCATCCCCGGTACTCCGCCCGACCTATTTCGTCCCCCGGCCGGATGCGCCTTCGCGCCCCGCTGCTCCAGGGCCATGCAGGTCTGCCTAGAGATGCCGCCGGATACTCACACCGTAGAAGCTGAACATTCGGCTTGCTGCTGGCTGCTTCATCCCTTGGCCAGAGAGCAGGCACTTAAGAATTTAGAAGTCCAGGGGGGCTGA
- a CDS encoding ABC transporter ATP-binding protein, with translation MTLAQQAPVIEVQHLKKYFYFGRRQVLHAVDDVSFAINRGEIFGLVGESGCGKTTVGKSIIGLYPPTSGHIRFLGQPINGSRPKRKAVKGLTRKMQMIFQDPYSSLNPRMTVADIVAEGLDIHKLASGKERIDRVVQLLETVGLNREHANRYPHEFSGGQRQRIGIARALALEPEFIIADEPISALDVSVRAQIINLLLSLQEQRGLTYLFIAHDLSVVRHISDRVGVMYLGKLVELAASDDLFREPLHPYTRALLSAILIPDPRAERERHRTMLQGDVPSPVNPPPGCRFQSRCSLVSEPCREADPQLVELAPHHWVACHAANQL, from the coding sequence ATGACACTGGCGCAGCAAGCTCCAGTAATTGAAGTTCAACACTTAAAGAAATACTTCTATTTTGGCCGCCGGCAGGTGCTGCACGCCGTCGATGACGTCAGCTTTGCCATTAATCGCGGAGAAATCTTTGGCCTGGTGGGCGAGAGCGGCTGCGGCAAAACCACGGTGGGCAAGAGCATCATCGGGCTATACCCGCCCACCAGCGGCCACATCCGCTTTTTGGGCCAACCCATTAATGGCTCTCGCCCCAAGCGCAAGGCAGTTAAGGGGCTAACCAGAAAAATGCAAATGATTTTTCAGGATCCCTATTCCTCCTTGAACCCGCGGATGACGGTGGCGGACATAGTGGCCGAGGGATTGGACATCCACAAATTGGCCTCCGGAAAGGAAAGGATAGACAGGGTAGTACAGCTTTTGGAGACGGTGGGGCTAAACCGAGAACATGCCAACCGCTACCCTCATGAATTCAGCGGGGGCCAACGACAACGCATCGGCATTGCCCGGGCCCTGGCTTTGGAGCCGGAGTTCATAATTGCCGATGAGCCCATTTCCGCCCTGGACGTATCGGTACGGGCCCAAATCATCAACTTACTCCTCTCCTTGCAAGAACAAAGGGGACTTACCTATCTCTTTATCGCCCACGACCTTTCGGTGGTCAGGCACATTAGCGACCGGGTAGGAGTAATGTACCTGGGGAAGCTGGTGGAACTGGCAGCCAGCGACGACTTGTTCCGGGAACCCTTGCACCCTTATACCCGGGCGCTTTTGTCCGCCATACTTATCCCCGACCCGCGGGCCGAGCGCGAGCGGCATCGGACCATGCTCCAGGGCGATGTCCCTAGCCCGGTCAATCCCCCGCCCGGGTGCCGCTTTCAGAGCCGCTGTTCGCTGGTTAGCGAGCCTTGCCGGGAAGCCGATCCCCAGCTGGTGGAACTAGCCCCCCATCACTGGGTGGCTTGCCATGCCGCTAACCAATTATAG